One genomic region from Salvia hispanica cultivar TCC Black 2014 chromosome 2, UniMelb_Shisp_WGS_1.0, whole genome shotgun sequence encodes:
- the LOC125203303 gene encoding disease resistance protein RGA2-like, with protein sequence MADAVVSEVVGRIATMLEDKIRYEVNLVRGVQNELVYLSKKLKTIQTLLDDAEKRGVKENSVKSWLKKLEATAYEMEDILDEWNYSLLKDKMEASPEPEPEPEPEPEGKIGCSFLRCTCLSFNEISVRRDIAKKIENVKATLGQIYQERKDFKFVISPPTTDPVPVPESHRRQSTSSIDFNDVHGSGIFKKRDDIVANMTLNGGNTQILSIVGTGGLGKTTLAKLIFNHPHFEKDWLKIWVCVSDPFVVAVVAKNIVELVGTEEIPPNNDQQELALKKLKASVSGKKFILVLDDVWTEDEDKWKDLRINLGYGAAGSKILVTTRNEGVAKMMGTLDDDIYHPKELNPEDCWSLLRATSLAGKSKEECEKFENVGKKIASKCKGLPLAAVVLGRLLRFKDLEEWRHIEKSEIWQLNNEEVKLFPHLVLSYNELSPVLKRCFSYCGVYPKDHRIHAGTLIEEWMAQGYLGADSGNGAVELKGRENLRNLAMRCLIQDIEKSESGEQIEWCKMHDIVHDFALFLRKNDNKEGSCQACDSSLVSHVQEYRSLSWDYEPPVDERDRSYQVCNCMKSLRVLRIKKINRCIPVGIETLIHLRWLEVRDVALSKDDLEIICRLYFLQTLVLSQCKLTEIPREIGNLVQLRQLDLSWNKELKELPERMYSLVELRSLSLARCSLKEIQKEIENLVKLRHLDLSRNDGIKELPESICSLVHLRHLDLSHNWRIKELRESICSLVELQILNIEYTHLNCLPKALGELSNLHTLKLCDFKVGNQYNKLVFLKTIYHCLTGFLQLDFYWSSMSEMEELVEDARQAELQTVLQKLKSLNICFSGKMNEMEQSSSSSSMWMEVVEALVPHHSLNILVIREYEGSRLPHLMSSPLNFIKEIHLAWLSEVSSLPAMGKLPFLEILQITGAKQLMFVGRDFLGIESSSDVDDVVVAFPKLKKLSFHSCDKWEEWEDITAEEEEESAAISIMPCLTELTIEYCKGNLKKLPHRLLHKVSSSLQYLSIYESSELLKTYRDDKEGPAWRSISQHNPTLELFPSI encoded by the coding sequence ATGGCGGATGCTGTTGTTTCAGAAGTGGTGGGGAGAATTGCAACTATGTTAGAAGATAAGATTCGGTATGAAGTCAACTTGGTGAGAGGCGTGCAGAACGAACTTGTTTATCTTTCCAAGAAGCTCAAGACGATCCAAACATTGTTGGATGATGCAGAAAAGAGAGGAGTGAAAGAGAATAGTGTCAAAAGTTGGTTGAAGAAGCTCGAAGCTACAGCCTATGAGATGGAGGATATTTTGGATGAATGGAACTATTCTCTTCTCAAAGATAAGATGGAAGCTTCGCCTGAGCCTGAGCCTGAGCCTGAGCCTGAGCCTGAGGGAAAGATAGGATGCTCCTTCCTCAGATGTACTTGTTTATCTTTCAATGAAATTTCTGTTCGTCGTGATATTgccaagaaaatagaaaatgtgaaAGCTACGCTTGGACAGATTTACCAGGAGAGGAAGGACTTTAAATTTGTCATCTCTCCGCCTACAACTGATCCAGTGCCAGTGCCTGAGTCTCACCGAAGACAATCCACATCTTCAATTGACTTCAACGATGTCCATGGGTCGGGCATATTTAAGAAAAGGGATGACATAGTGGCCAATATGACGCTTAATGGTGGTAATACCCAAATTCTATCTATAGTTGGGACTGGGGGACTTGGGAAGACGACCCTCGCCAAGCTTATTTTTAACCATCCCCACTTCGAGAAGGATTGGTTAAAAATTTGGGTATGTGTCTCAGATCCTTTTGTTGTGGCTGTGGTTGCCAAAAATATTGTTGAGCTTGTGGGGACGGAAGAGATTCCTCCAAATAACGACCAACAAGAGTTAGcactaaaaaaactaaaagcatCTGTTTCAGGAAAAAAGTTTATTCTAGTCCTTGATGATGTTTGGACAGAAGACGAAGACAAATGGAAGGACCTGAGAATCAATCTCGGATATGGTGCAGCAGGTAGTAAAATTCTGGTGACGACGAGAAACGAAGGAGTAGCCAAGATGATGGGTACCTTAGACGATGATATCTATCACCCAAAAGAGCTTAATCCTGAAGATTGTTGGTCATTGTTGCGTGCCACATCTCTTGCAGGAAAAAGCAAAGAGGAATgtgaaaaatttgaaaacgtGGGCAAGAAAATAGCTAGCAAGTGTAAGGGATTGCCCCTTGCTGCAGTTGTTTTGGGGAGACTTTTGcggttcaaggatttggaagaGTGGAGACACATAGAGAAGAGTGAAATTTGGCAATTGAATAACGAGGAAGTCAAGCTTTTTCCCCATTTGGTTTTGAGCTACAACGAATTGTCCCCTGTTCTCAAGCGTTGTTTTTCATATTGCGGCGTCTATCCTAAAGATCACCGAATTCATGCGGGGACTCTTATAGAAGAGTGGATGGCGCAAGGTTATCTAGGCGCTGATAGTGGAAATGGTGCAGTAGAACTCAAAGGGCGAGAGAACTTGAGAAATTTAGCAATGCGTTGTTTGATTCAAGACATTGAGAAAAGTGAGTCGGGGGAGCAGATAGAATGGTGTAAAATGCATGATATAGTACATGATTTTGCTCTATTTCTTAGAAAGAATGATAACAAAGAGGGAAGTTGTCAAGCTTGTGATTCTTCATTGGTTTCTCATGTCCAAGAATATCGTAGTCTATCTTGGGACTACGAACCTCCAGTAGACGAAAGAGACAGAAGTTATCAAGTTTGTAATTGCATGAAAAGTCTAAGGGTgttgagaattaagaaaattaacagATGTATTCCAGTAGGAATAGAAACGTTAATTCACTTGAGATGGTTGGAGGTTCGTGATGTTGCATTGTCAAAGGATGACCTCGAAATCATATGCAGACTTTATTTCTTACAAACTCTTGTCTTATCACAGTGCAAGCTAACAGAGATACCACGAGAAATTGGGAATTTGGTGCAGTTAAGACAACTTGATTTAAGTTGGAATAAAGAATTAAAGGAGTTACCAGAGAGAATGTATAGTTTGGTTGAATTGCGATCTCTCTCCTTAGCAAGGTGCTCTCTAAAAGAGATTcagaaagaaattgaaaatttggttAAGTTAAGACATCTTGATTTAAGTCGGAATGATGGAATTAAGGAGTTACCAGAGAGCATTTGTAGTTTGGTGCATTTAAGACATCTTGACTTAAGTCATAATTGGAGAATAAAGGAGTTACGAGAGAGCATTTGTAGTTTGGTTGAACTGCAAATCTTGAATATTGAATACACTCATCTCAACTGTTTGCCGAAAGCATTAGGTGAGTTGAGTAATCTCCACACACTGAAACTGTGCGACTTTAAAGTTGGAAATCAATACAACAAATTGGTTTTTCTGAAAACAATATACCATTGCCTTACCGGATTTCTACAATTGGATTTCTACTGGAGTAGTATGAGTGAAATGGAGGAATTGGTCGAGGATGCTCGACAAGCAGAGTTACAGACAGTCCTTCAAAAACTCAAATCACTCAATATATGTTTCAGTGGTAAGATGAATGAAATGGAGcagtcatcatcatcatcatcaatgtGGATGGAGGTAGTAGAAGCTCTCGTGCCTCATCACAGCTTGAATATATTGGTAATCAGGGAATATGAGGGCTCCAGGCTTCCGCATTTGATGTCATCACCCCTCAACTTTATAAAAGAGATTCACCTGGCTTGGTTGAGTGAGGTGTCATCATTGCCGGCTATGGGGAAACTACCTTTCTTGGAAATTCTTCAAATTACAGGTGCCAAGCAATTGATGTTTGTCGGAAGGGATTTTTTAGGAATAGAATCTTCAtctgatgttgatgatgttgttgttgCATTCCCTAAGCTCAAGAAACTTTCATTTCATTCCTGCGACAAATGGGAGGAGTGGGAGGACATAACGgcggaagaagaagaagaatctgCGGCCATCTCCATCATGCCATGCCTCACTGAGTTGACTATCGAATATTGCAAGGGTAATTTGAAGAAGCTGCCGCATCGCCTCCTGCATAAAGTCTCCTCGTCTTTGCAGTACTTGAGTATCTATGAATCATCAGAGCTACTAAAAACATACAGAGATGACAAGGAAGGTCCAGCTTGGAGATCCATATCCCAGCATAATCCCACACTTGAACTTTTCCCATCGATCTAA